The Triticum aestivum cultivar Chinese Spring chromosome 3A, IWGSC CS RefSeq v2.1, whole genome shotgun sequence genome includes a region encoding these proteins:
- the LOC123062865 gene encoding pentatricopeptide repeat-containing protein At3g02650, mitochondrial, with protein MWRSRARALLLLRSSVPRSPPPQQNPLRSLARGPPPPPRLLSRFLSSSSPEALPDAPSSAAEALPDDPFAFPPGAISGSADPTEADEDNLAALWEEDAGDADDIFVSAASSDTADPEARDEEVARVRAVVESTPEDQIPTAIADMVVDFTEPLLAAILLSAENCSGKKLLLLFKSAGKNNPDVKSLANLDIVASKVADSAQIDKMDAYMLWDLVKEMGSVPGSLSIPLLNKVLAMFWKLEKSKAALEVLDKFSEFGCTPDGDSYYLAIQAAGKKSMVGAAWGVCEKMISSGRFPDGEKAGEIVTFFCKGKKVKEAHSVYLAAKEKKVQIPTSSLDFLVGALAKNDETVSMALELLEEYKGESLKHAGKSFAAVIHSLCRVKNVKDAKKLLMRMVNLGPAPGSAVFNFVITGLSKEGEMEDAKDMIRVMESRGLRPDVYTYSVIMSGYAKGGMIDEAHSLLREAKKIYRKLNRVTYHILIRGYCKMEEFEKALECLKEMKKDGVQPNVDEYNKLIQSLCLKAMDWRTAEKLLEEMEGSGLYLKGITRSLIAAVKELEMEEVSKDSQEA; from the coding sequence ATGTGGCGTTCGCGAGCTCGCGCTCTCCTCCTGCTCCGCTCGTCCGTCCCCAGATCGCCACCGCCGCAGCAAAATCCACTTCGGAGCCTGGCCCGAGGCCCACCCCCGCCACCACGCCTTCTCTCCcgcttcctctcctcctcctccccggagGCCCTGCCGGACGCCCCCTCCTCCGCTGCGGAGGCCCTCCCGGATGACCCCTTcgccttcccgcccggcgccataTCCGGATCGGCTGATCCCACCGAGGCCGACGAGGACAACCTTGCCGCGCTCTGGGAGGAGGATGCGGGCGACGCCGACGACATCTtcgtctccgccgcctcctccgacaCCGCCGATCCCGAAGCCAGGGACGAGGAGGTCGCCCGCGTCCGCGCCGTCGTGGAGTCCACCCCGGAGGACCAGATCCCCACCGCTATCGCCGACATGGTCGTTGACTTCACCGAGCCGCTCCTAGCCGCCATCCTCCTCTCCGCCGAGAACTGCTCTGGTAAAAAGCTGCTCCTCTTGTTCAAGTCTGCCGGGAAGAACAACCCTGATGTCAAGAGCCTTGCCAATCTTGACATCGTCGCGAGCAAGGTTGCTGATTCAGCTCAGATTGACAAGATGGACGCGTACATGCTCTGGGATTTGGTGAAGGAAATGGGCAGTGTGCCAGGATCATTGAGCATCCCACTGCTGAACAAAGTGCTAGCAATGTTCTGGAAGCTCGAGAAATCAAAGGCGGCGCTAGAGGTGCTTGACAAGTTCAGTGAGTTTGGCTGCACTCCGGACGGCGACAGTTATTATCTGGCGATTCAAGCGGCTGGAAAGAAGTCCATGGTTGGTGCTGCATGGGGAGTTTGCGAGAAGATGATTAGCTCTGGGCGCTTCCCTGATGGGGAGAAGGCCGGTGAGATTGTGACCTTCTTTTGCAAGGGGAAGAAGGTGAAGGAGGCACATTCAGTATACCTAGCAGCGAAGGAGAAGAAGGTTCAGATTCCTACGTCATCCTTGGATTTCCTTGTTGGTGCTTTGGCGAAGAATGATGAGACCGTCAGTATGGCTCTGGAGCTGCTGGAGGAATACAAAGGAGAGTCTCTTAAGCATGCAGGCAAGTCCTTTGCTGCCGTTATACATAGTTTGTGCAGGGTGAAGAATGTGAAGGATGCAAAGAAGCTGTTGATGAGGATGGTGAATCTTGGCCCAGCTCCTGGTAGTGCAGTGTTCAACTTTGTCATTACAGGATTGTCTAAAGAGGGAGAAATGGAGGACGCAAAGGATATGATTAGGGTGATGGAGAGCCGAGGGCTGCGCCCTGATGTTTATACATACAGCGTGATCATGAGTGGCTACGCAAAGGGAGGCATGATTGATGAAGCCCATTCTCTACTTCGCGAAGCTAAGAAGATCTATCGAAAACTAAACAGGGTTACTTATCACATACTGATCCGTGgttactgcaagatggaggagttTGAGAAGGCCCTGGAGTGCCTAAAGGAGATGAAGAAGGACGGGGTGCAGCCAAATGTGGATGAGTATAACAAACTCATCCAGTCGTTATGTCTGAAGGCTATGGACTGGAGAACAGCTGAGAAGCTCCTGGAGGAAATGGAGGGCAGTGGACTATACCTTAAGGGCATTACCCGCAGCCTCATAGCAGCAGTCAAGGAATTGGAAATGGAAGAGGTGTCAAAAGACAGCCAAGAAGCATAG